From one Rhodoferax sp. PAMC 29310 genomic stretch:
- the ubiE gene encoding bifunctional demethylmenaquinone methyltransferase/2-methoxy-6-polyprenyl-1,4-benzoquinol methylase UbiE encodes MTTTHFGYQSVDEAEKAKHVRGVFDSVAPKYDLMNDLMSGGLHRAWKAYTVMVANLREGHQVLDIAGGTGDLSMAFSKKVGKTGRVVHTDINEAMLRTGRDRLLDAGIALPTLVCDAEKLPFPSNHFDVVSVAFGLRNMTHKDVALAEMNRVLKPGGKLLVLEFSKVAPPLEKIYDWYSFKVLPKLGKLVAGDDSSYRYLAESIRMHPGQEELKALMKASGFGHVDYHNLTGGLVALHAGIKC; translated from the coding sequence ATGACAACTACACATTTTGGCTACCAGTCGGTAGACGAGGCAGAAAAAGCAAAACACGTGCGTGGCGTGTTCGACTCGGTGGCGCCCAAGTACGACTTGATGAATGACTTGATGTCAGGTGGCCTGCACCGTGCCTGGAAGGCCTACACGGTGATGGTAGCCAACCTGCGCGAAGGCCACCAGGTGCTCGACATTGCCGGTGGCACAGGCGACTTGTCCATGGCCTTCTCCAAAAAAGTGGGCAAAACTGGCCGGGTGGTGCACACCGACATCAACGAAGCCATGTTGCGCACCGGCCGCGACCGGTTGCTGGATGCGGGTATCGCCTTGCCCACGCTTGTTTGTGACGCGGAGAAGCTGCCGTTTCCAAGTAATCACTTTGACGTGGTCAGTGTGGCCTTCGGCCTGCGCAATATGACTCACAAAGACGTGGCGCTGGCAGAAATGAACCGCGTCCTCAAACCCGGTGGCAAGTTGTTGGTGTTGGAGTTCTCCAAGGTGGCACCGCCACTGGAGAAAATCTACGACTGGTATTCCTTCAAGGTTTTGCCCAAGTTAGGCAAGCTGGTGGCCGGCGATGACTCCAGCTACCGCTACTTGGCGGAGTCGATTCGCATGCATCCCGGCCAGGAAGAGTTAAAAGCCCTGATGAAAGCTAGTGGCTTTGGGCATGTGGATTACCACAACCTCACCGGTGGGCTGGTAGCCTTGCATGCCGGGATCAAGTGTTGA
- a CDS encoding Tim44 domain-containing protein, with protein sequence MKFWSVFLALFLMLSGINAEAAKRFGGGKSFGQQSSNVAPRQAAPAKPAAAPGAAAPAAPRKPWGAMLGGLAAGLGLAWLASSLGLGEEFGQILMFGLLALGVMMAIGWFRRSRQSAQAPGSASPFAFQGASPGATAKTPATYRPENVGNDASARPWERTTAKFDSARPNTGSMIGSGLSGSQNWGVPADFDSEGFLKSAKANFVSLQAAWDKSDINALRVMMTDTMLKEIQAQLTEREVHTGGPVNLTDVVMIEAQLLGIEDLGDEYMASVEFSGMIREEPSAGPSPFREVWNMTKRKTGPSGWLVAGVQALQ encoded by the coding sequence ATGAAATTCTGGTCTGTGTTTCTGGCCCTGTTTTTGATGCTGTCAGGTATCAATGCCGAGGCAGCCAAACGGTTTGGCGGTGGCAAATCCTTTGGGCAGCAGTCCAGCAACGTCGCACCGCGCCAAGCCGCGCCCGCCAAGCCTGCTGCCGCGCCAGGTGCAGCCGCTCCTGCGGCTCCTCGCAAGCCATGGGGCGCGATGCTGGGTGGATTGGCAGCGGGTCTGGGCTTGGCCTGGTTGGCCAGTTCTCTCGGTTTGGGAGAGGAGTTTGGTCAGATTCTGATGTTTGGTTTGTTGGCTCTGGGCGTGATGATGGCCATTGGCTGGTTCCGTCGCTCCCGCCAGTCGGCGCAAGCGCCAGGCAGTGCGTCACCTTTTGCCTTTCAAGGTGCCTCACCCGGCGCGACGGCCAAGACTCCCGCTACTTATCGTCCAGAGAATGTCGGCAATGATGCGTCTGCCCGCCCTTGGGAGCGCACGACCGCCAAGTTTGACAGCGCACGTCCCAACACTGGCTCCATGATTGGTTCTGGTTTGTCTGGTTCACAAAATTGGGGTGTCCCCGCTGATTTCGATAGCGAAGGCTTCTTGAAGTCGGCCAAAGCCAACTTCGTGTCGCTGCAAGCCGCTTGGGACAAGTCTGACATCAACGCGTTGCGCGTCATGATGACCGACACCATGCTGAAGGAAATTCAGGCTCAATTGACTGAGCGTGAAGTGCACACCGGTGGGCCTGTCAATTTGACGGATGTGGTGATGATCGAAGCACAGTTGCTCGGTATTGAAGATCTGGGTGACGAATACATGGCTAGCGTCGAGTTCTCCGGAATGATCCGCGAAGAGCCGTCTGCGGGGCCGAGTCCTTTCCGCGAAGTCTGGAACATGACCAAGCGCAAGACGGGTCCGAGCGGCTGGTTGGTGGCGGGCGTTCAGGCGCTTCAATAG
- a CDS encoding gamma-butyrobetaine hydroxylase-like domain-containing protein: MAGLQSGAPTPQSITVHSQSKVLEVTFSDGAEFRIPFELMRVYSPSAEVQGHGPGQEVLQTGKREVELAGLEPVGNYAVQPAFSDGHDSGIFSWDYLYFLGSQQDKLWLDYEARLQAAGVGRDSPMPEKAGHGCSSH, encoded by the coding sequence ATGGCAGGTTTGCAATCAGGCGCTCCGACGCCACAGTCGATCACGGTGCACAGCCAGTCGAAAGTGCTGGAAGTGACCTTCTCTGACGGCGCGGAGTTCCGCATTCCCTTTGAGCTGATGCGCGTGTATTCGCCGTCGGCCGAGGTGCAGGGCCACGGACCGGGCCAAGAGGTGCTGCAGACCGGCAAGCGCGAGGTGGAGTTGGCTGGCTTGGAGCCGGTTGGCAACTACGCCGTGCAACCGGCGTTTTCTGATGGGCATGACTCCGGCATTTTTTCCTGGGATTACCTGTATTTCCTGGGCTCGCAGCAAGACAAGCTCTGGCTGGATTACGAAGCACGCCTGCAGGCCGCCGGGGTGGGGCGTGATTCGCCCATGCCCGAGAAGGCCGGGCATGGCTGCAGCAGTCATTGA
- the aspS gene encoding aspartate--tRNA ligase, which translates to MAMRSHYCGLVTDALLGETVTLCGWVNRRRDHGGVIFVDVRDREGYVQVVCDPDRAEMFKTAEGIRNEFCIQIKGVVRARPDGTTNDNLKSGKIEVLCHELTVLNASVTPPFQIDDENLSETTRLTHRVLDLRRPYMQNNLMLRYRVSMEVRKFLDANGFVDIETPMLTKSTPEGARDYLVPSRVHDGQFFALPQSPQLFKQLLMVAGFDRYYQITKCFRDEDLRADRQPEFTQIDIETSFLTEEDIRTMFQGMITTVFKNTIGVDLGEFPVMTYQDAMHQYGSDKPDLRVNLQFAELTDVMKDVDFKVFSGAATMKGGRVVALRVPGGSVEGGGISRGEIDAYTEFVKIYGAKGLAYIRVNELAKGRDGLQSPIVKNIHDAALAAVLERTSAQDGDLIFFGADKEKIVNDAIGALRVKIGHSEFGKKNGLFTAGWRPMWVVDFPMFEFDEENQRYTAVHHPFTAPKAGHEDWMVSAPEKCISQGYDMVLNGWEMGGGSVRIHRAEVQKKVFDALKITPEEAQLKFGFLLDALQYGAPPHGGLAFGLDRVVTLMTGADSIRDVIAFPKTQRAQCLLTQAPSPVDEKQLRELHIRLRTIEPAKVV; encoded by the coding sequence ATGGCGATGCGCTCCCATTATTGTGGTCTTGTGACCGATGCCCTGTTAGGTGAAACCGTCACATTGTGTGGCTGGGTGAATCGTCGCCGTGACCACGGTGGTGTGATTTTTGTGGATGTCCGTGACCGTGAAGGTTACGTTCAGGTCGTTTGCGATCCTGACCGGGCCGAGATGTTCAAGACGGCCGAGGGCATTCGCAATGAGTTTTGCATTCAGATCAAAGGCGTGGTGCGTGCACGTCCAGACGGCACGACCAATGACAACCTGAAGAGCGGCAAGATTGAAGTGTTGTGCCATGAATTGACGGTACTCAACGCCTCCGTCACGCCCCCGTTTCAGATTGACGATGAGAATCTTTCTGAGACCACCCGCCTGACGCACCGCGTGCTGGACCTGCGTCGCCCCTACATGCAGAACAACCTGATGCTGCGCTACCGCGTGTCCATGGAAGTGCGTAAATTTCTCGATGCCAACGGTTTTGTCGATATCGAAACCCCCATGCTCACCAAGAGCACGCCCGAGGGCGCGCGGGACTACCTTGTGCCCAGTCGAGTGCATGACGGTCAGTTTTTCGCGCTGCCACAAAGCCCCCAACTGTTCAAGCAACTCTTGATGGTGGCCGGTTTTGATCGCTACTACCAGATCACCAAATGCTTCCGCGACGAAGATCTGCGTGCTGACCGCCAGCCCGAGTTCACCCAGATTGATATTGAGACCTCGTTCCTCACCGAGGAAGACATTCGCACCATGTTCCAAGGCATGATTACCACGGTGTTCAAGAACACCATTGGGGTGGACTTGGGCGAGTTCCCGGTCATGACCTACCAGGACGCCATGCATCAGTATGGGTCGGACAAGCCAGATTTGCGAGTGAACCTGCAATTTGCCGAATTGACCGACGTCATGAAGGACGTGGATTTCAAAGTGTTCTCAGGTGCTGCGACCATGAAAGGCGGCCGAGTTGTCGCCCTGCGTGTGCCGGGTGGCTCGGTCGAGGGCGGTGGTATCAGCCGTGGCGAGATCGATGCCTACACCGAGTTTGTCAAAATTTACGGCGCCAAGGGCCTTGCCTACATCCGCGTGAATGAATTGGCCAAGGGGCGTGACGGTCTGCAAAGTCCGATTGTTAAGAACATTCATGACGCAGCCTTGGCCGCAGTTCTTGAGCGAACCAGTGCGCAAGACGGCGATCTGATTTTCTTCGGTGCGGACAAGGAAAAAATCGTCAACGACGCCATTGGCGCCCTGCGCGTCAAGATTGGACATAGCGAGTTCGGCAAGAAGAACGGCTTGTTCACCGCTGGCTGGCGTCCGATGTGGGTGGTGGATTTCCCGATGTTCGAATTCGACGAGGAAAACCAGCGCTACACCGCTGTTCACCACCCCTTCACCGCGCCCAAAGCCGGCCACGAAGATTGGATGGTATCGGCGCCCGAGAAATGCATCTCCCAGGGTTATGACATGGTGCTTAACGGCTGGGAAATGGGCGGTGGGTCTGTGCGTATCCACCGTGCCGAGGTGCAGAAAAAAGTGTTTGATGCACTGAAGATCACGCCGGAAGAAGCCCAACTCAAGTTTGGTTTCCTGCTTGACGCCTTGCAATATGGCGCACCTCCTCACGGTGGATTGGCCTTTGGCCTGGACCGTGTCGTTACGTTGATGACCGGTGCCGATTCCATTCGTGATGTGATTGCGTTCCCCAAGACCCAGCGCGCGCAATGTTTGCTGACCCAAGCACCTAGCCCGGTTGACGAGAAGCAACTGCGCGAATTGCACATCCGTTTGCGCACGATTGAGCCTGCGAAGGTCGTTTGA
- the ubiB gene encoding ubiquinone biosynthesis regulatory protein kinase UbiB encodes MRRLFRGVFIIWVMLRYGLDELVLTSFQKPWLRVIARVVSIGRDLKAPRGQRIREALERLGPIFVKFGQVLSTRRDLMPVDIADELARLQDRVPPFASMVAIATIERAFNKKVDDIFVSFDRQPIASASIAQVHFAVIKDRNGVDRDVAVKVLRPGMLSVIEKDLSLMRLMAGWVESLSSDGKRLKPREVVAEFDKYLHDELDLVREASSAAQLRRNMEGLDLVLIPEMFWDFCMTEVIVMERMTGVPISQVERLRSAGVDIPKLARDGVTIFFTQVFRDGFFHADMHPGNIQVSLAPDTFGRYISLDFGIVGTLTETDKEYLAQNFTAFFRRDYKRVAELHIESGWVPRTTRVDELESAIRSVCEPYFDRPLKEISLGMVLMRLFQTSRRFQVEIQPQLVLLQKTLLNIEGLGRQLDPDLDLWATAKPFLEKWMIDQLGPKKLLDELRNESPRYAKLIPELPRLLYSFLQKDNATSGRALQELLLEQKRTNRLLQSFLYAGVGFVLGLLVMQLIVRVRLF; translated from the coding sequence ATGAGGCGCCTGTTTCGGGGCGTTTTCATCATTTGGGTGATGTTGCGCTATGGGCTGGACGAACTGGTCCTGACCAGCTTTCAAAAGCCGTGGCTGCGGGTTATTGCCCGAGTCGTCTCAATCGGCCGCGACTTAAAAGCCCCCCGCGGACAAAGGATTCGCGAGGCTTTGGAGCGTTTAGGTCCAATTTTCGTCAAGTTTGGGCAAGTACTCTCAACGCGCCGGGACTTGATGCCGGTGGATATTGCCGATGAGTTGGCGCGACTGCAGGACCGGGTGCCCCCATTTGCCTCTATGGTGGCCATTGCCACCATAGAGCGCGCGTTCAATAAAAAAGTGGATGATATTTTTGTCTCCTTTGACCGCCAGCCCATCGCCAGTGCGTCGATAGCCCAGGTTCATTTCGCGGTGATCAAGGACCGCAATGGCGTCGATCGAGATGTGGCAGTCAAGGTCTTGCGACCCGGCATGTTGTCGGTGATTGAAAAAGACCTGAGCTTGATGCGCCTGATGGCAGGCTGGGTTGAGAGTTTGTCCAGCGACGGCAAGCGCCTCAAGCCACGCGAGGTGGTGGCTGAATTCGACAAATACCTGCACGACGAGCTTGACCTGGTTCGAGAAGCTTCCAGTGCGGCGCAATTGCGTCGCAATATGGAGGGGCTGGATCTGGTGTTGATTCCGGAGATGTTCTGGGATTTCTGCATGACCGAGGTGATCGTGATGGAGCGCATGACAGGCGTTCCGATCAGCCAGGTGGAGCGACTGCGATCGGCTGGGGTCGACATTCCCAAACTGGCTCGCGACGGCGTCACCATTTTCTTCACGCAAGTGTTCCGTGACGGGTTCTTTCATGCTGACATGCATCCGGGGAACATTCAGGTTAGCCTCGCGCCAGACACCTTTGGCCGCTACATTTCTCTGGACTTCGGCATTGTCGGCACTCTGACGGAGACGGATAAAGAGTATCTGGCTCAGAATTTCACGGCGTTCTTTCGGCGCGACTACAAACGAGTGGCCGAGTTGCACATTGAATCCGGCTGGGTGCCTCGAACCACGCGCGTGGATGAGCTTGAATCCGCGATTCGATCCGTGTGTGAGCCTTATTTTGATCGCCCGCTCAAGGAGATTTCTCTGGGTATGGTGCTGATGCGCTTATTTCAGACTTCGCGACGGTTCCAGGTTGAAATTCAGCCCCAGTTGGTGCTGCTGCAGAAAACGTTGCTCAATATCGAGGGGCTGGGGCGCCAATTGGACCCAGACCTTGACCTGTGGGCCACGGCCAAGCCATTTCTAGAGAAGTGGATGATTGACCAACTCGGTCCCAAGAAGTTGTTGGACGAGCTTCGAAATGAGTCCCCCCGCTATGCCAAGCTGATTCCGGAGTTGCCGCGTCTGTTGTACAGCTTTCTTCAGAAGGACAATGCGACGTCCGGTCGCGCTTTACAAGAGTTGTTGTTGGAGCAAAAACGCACCAACCGGCTGTTGCAGAGCTTTTTGTATGCCGGGGTTGGCTTTGTACTCGGTCTGCTTGTCATGCAATTGATCGTGCGGGTTCGGCTTTTCTAG
- a CDS encoding FmdB family zinc ribbon protein gives MPIYAYKCESCGFAKDVLQKMSDAPLTDCPDCHAPVFKKQVTAAGFQLKGSGWYATDFKGGPSASTAPKSESTDGATSTETTSAKPAVSAPAPAPSAGKSDA, from the coding sequence ATGCCTATTTACGCTTACAAATGTGAGTCCTGCGGATTTGCCAAGGATGTGCTGCAGAAAATGTCGGACGCTCCGTTGACGGACTGCCCCGACTGTCACGCACCGGTGTTTAAAAAACAGGTCACTGCCGCGGGCTTTCAGCTCAAGGGATCGGGTTGGTATGCCACCGATTTCAAAGGTGGACCTTCGGCGAGTACGGCACCCAAATCCGAGTCCACGGACGGGGCGACAAGCACAGAGACCACTAGCGCCAAACCGGCAGTCTCCGCACCTGCACCAGCTCCGTCAGCAGGAAAATCTGACGCCTGA
- a CDS encoding DUF502 domain-containing protein, whose translation MKKYLLTGLLAWLPLTLTIWVLLWLVGLLDAIFGGFLTGLDALTPDSAGPIIERLRHIPGLGVVLVFTALLLTGALVSNVAGRWWLRQWSRLFTNIPVFKSIYNSVKKVSDTLFSSNGNAFRRAMLIQYPRAGVWTIAFQTGTPGGEVAKHLGEDLVSVYVPTTPNPTSGFFLMLPRAEVIELQMSVDEALTYVISMGSVAPTAPMNLPRK comes from the coding sequence ATTAAAAAATATCTGCTGACGGGCTTGCTCGCCTGGTTGCCACTCACGCTGACCATTTGGGTCTTGTTGTGGTTGGTAGGTCTCCTGGACGCCATTTTTGGCGGTTTTTTGACCGGCTTGGATGCACTCACGCCTGATTCCGCGGGCCCCATCATCGAGAGGCTGCGGCATATTCCCGGGCTAGGCGTGGTGTTGGTGTTCACTGCGCTGTTGCTGACGGGGGCCTTGGTCTCCAACGTGGCAGGGCGCTGGTGGCTGCGGCAGTGGAGTCGGCTGTTCACGAATATTCCCGTGTTCAAGTCCATCTACAACAGTGTGAAAAAAGTGTCCGACACGCTTTTTTCCAGCAATGGCAATGCGTTTCGCCGGGCCATGTTGATTCAATATCCCCGCGCTGGCGTGTGGACGATTGCGTTCCAAACCGGTACGCCGGGTGGCGAAGTCGCCAAACATCTGGGTGAGGATTTGGTGAGTGTGTATGTGCCCACCACGCCGAACCCGACCAGTGGTTTTTTCCTCATGTTGCCGCGCGCTGAAGTCATCGAGCTGCAAATGAGTGTGGACGAAGCACTGACTTACGTGATTTCCATGGGCTCTGTGGCGCCAACTGCGCCAATGAATCTCCCCCGGAAATAG
- the nudB gene encoding dihydroneopterin triphosphate diphosphatase: protein MHPQFKIPQSVLVVIHTPALDVLLIKRVDAGDFWQSVTGSKDAENDEFNETAVREVQEETGIVCLPGTPLAGGLCDWRLENVYEIYPQWRHRYAPEVTHNREHLFGLQVPAATPVILSPREHTDYLWLPYREAAEACFSPSNAEAILMLPRLLDQGSGP from the coding sequence ATGCACCCTCAATTCAAGATTCCCCAATCCGTGCTCGTGGTGATTCACACCCCAGCTTTGGACGTGTTGTTGATCAAGCGAGTTGACGCGGGCGATTTCTGGCAGTCCGTGACCGGCAGCAAGGATGCGGAGAACGACGAGTTCAATGAGACGGCTGTGCGTGAGGTCCAAGAGGAAACAGGCATCGTTTGCCTCCCTGGCACGCCATTGGCTGGGGGATTGTGTGACTGGCGCCTTGAAAACGTCTATGAAATTTACCCTCAGTGGCGACACCGGTATGCACCGGAGGTGACACACAACCGGGAGCATTTGTTTGGCTTGCAGGTGCCTGCAGCTACGCCGGTGATTCTGAGCCCAAGAGAGCATACCGACTACCTTTGGCTGCCTTACCGGGAGGCCGCTGAGGCCTGCTTTTCTCCGTCCAATGCAGAGGCGATTTTGATGTTGCCAAGATTGCTTGATCAAGGGAGTGGTCCATGA